The Candidatus Mycolicibacterium alkanivorans genome contains a region encoding:
- a CDS encoding CoA transferase — protein MASEPDLPLAGVRIIEISSFVAVPLAGMTLAQLGAEVIRVDPIGGAADYHRWPLTDSGQSIYWAGLNKGKRSVAADMRSPQGQRVIQRLVTDSGILITNVAGRQWHSYETLSAERPDLIHLEVVGRADGSTGVDYTVNAATGFPLVTGPSAQREPVNHVLPAWDVSCGLYAVVAILTGLRRRDTTGKGSSIRLPLDDVALATAANLGFLTEVMVNGTQRPRLGNSLFGQYGQNFTSSDGVSFMIVALTARHFRDLAELTRTAKAVAAVAEALDADFTDEGQRYEHRDVLSGLFAAWFRSHTAEEITAALSASSVLWDRYLSFAEVVEHPRVTANPLFASLDQPRIGTYLAPGLPMSVDGAHVAAQPAPTLGDDTAAVLTERLGLSAQEIADLVESGVVAT, from the coding sequence GTGGCTTCTGAACCTGACCTGCCGCTGGCCGGTGTCCGCATCATCGAGATCTCCAGCTTCGTGGCCGTGCCGCTGGCCGGGATGACGCTGGCTCAGCTCGGCGCTGAGGTGATCCGGGTCGACCCGATCGGCGGTGCGGCCGACTACCACCGGTGGCCGCTGACCGATTCCGGGCAGAGCATCTACTGGGCCGGGCTGAACAAGGGCAAGCGCTCGGTCGCCGCCGACATGCGCTCTCCGCAGGGCCAGCGGGTGATCCAGCGCCTCGTCACCGACAGTGGCATCCTGATCACGAATGTGGCTGGCCGCCAATGGCATTCCTACGAGACTCTCAGCGCCGAGCGCCCCGACCTGATTCACTTGGAGGTCGTCGGCCGCGCCGACGGGTCGACCGGTGTGGACTACACCGTCAACGCGGCCACCGGTTTTCCGCTCGTCACCGGTCCCTCGGCGCAGCGCGAGCCCGTCAATCACGTCCTGCCGGCCTGGGACGTCAGCTGCGGTCTGTACGCCGTGGTGGCGATCCTGACCGGCCTGCGCCGACGCGATACCACCGGCAAGGGCAGCAGCATCCGCTTGCCCCTCGACGATGTCGCGTTGGCGACCGCGGCCAATCTCGGCTTCCTGACCGAGGTCATGGTCAATGGGACCCAGCGGCCGCGGCTGGGCAACAGCCTCTTTGGCCAGTACGGCCAGAACTTCACCAGCAGCGACGGTGTCTCGTTCATGATCGTGGCCCTGACCGCACGCCACTTCCGAGATCTGGCCGAACTCACCAGGACCGCGAAAGCGGTTGCCGCCGTTGCCGAAGCACTCGACGCAGACTTCACCGACGAGGGTCAGCGCTACGAGCACCGAGACGTGCTCTCCGGGTTATTCGCAGCGTGGTTTCGCAGCCATACCGCTGAGGAGATCACCGCGGCCCTGTCGGCCAGCTCGGTGCTGTGGGACCGCTACCTGAGCTTCGCAGAGGTCGTCGAGCACCCGCGGGTCACCGCCAACCCGCTGTTCGCCAGCCTGGACCAACCGCGCATCGGTACCTATCTGGCGCCGGGCCTGCCGATGTCGGTCGACGGCGCCCACGTTGCCGCCCAGCCCGCACCGACTTTGGGTGACGACACCGCCGCCGTCCTGACCGAGCGGCTCGGCCTGAGCGCGCAGGAGATCGCCGACCTTGTCGAATCAGGCGTGGTGGCAACATGA
- a CDS encoding RDD family protein, translating into MSNDGTDPESRGAIEPSGSHLDPQPATLSSRCAARLVDGMIVLLFAIIVRAVIDVGQGLYVTAAVFGVITFAYFLVYESSQGSTLGKKLVGIRVLGPDSAPRPTLRQSAVRNAFTLLSSIPYVGALFSITAYLLIASTIASNANKQGIHDRLAGGTRVVRVRNLST; encoded by the coding sequence ATGTCCAACGATGGAACGGATCCAGAAAGCCGCGGGGCTATCGAGCCTTCGGGGTCGCATCTCGACCCGCAGCCAGCGACGCTGAGTTCGCGATGCGCCGCCCGCCTTGTCGACGGTATGATCGTGTTACTTTTCGCGATCATTGTTCGTGCAGTAATTGACGTAGGACAAGGCCTTTACGTGACTGCGGCGGTGTTCGGTGTTATCACGTTCGCCTACTTCCTTGTCTACGAGTCGTCCCAGGGCAGTACTCTCGGTAAGAAACTTGTGGGGATCCGCGTCCTCGGCCCTGATTCGGCGCCACGCCCCACTTTGAGGCAGTCAGCCGTCCGTAATGCGTTCACACTGTTGTCTTCCATCCCCTACGTCGGTGCCCTCTTCAGCATCACCGCGTACCTTCTCATCGCATCGACCATCGCCAGCAACGCAAACAAGCAGGGCATTCACGACCGCCTCGCAGGTGGCACCCGCGTCGTGAGGGTGCGGAACCTCTCAACCTGA
- a CDS encoding metallophosphoesterase family protein, with protein MRLLLLADTHVPKRARDLPTQVWQEVERCDVVIHAGDWVELGLHDALSARSRRLIACWGNNDGPDVRARLPERADVILDGLRFTVVHETGAASGREARMAQRYPETDVLVFGHSHIPWDTTARTGLRLLNPGSPTDRRRQPFCTYMTAATRGGALHEVRLHQIEKN; from the coding sequence ATGCGTCTGCTGCTTCTCGCCGACACGCATGTCCCGAAGCGCGCCCGCGACCTACCCACCCAGGTGTGGCAGGAGGTGGAACGGTGCGACGTCGTCATCCACGCGGGCGACTGGGTGGAGTTGGGCCTGCACGATGCGCTGTCCGCCCGGTCGCGGCGCCTCATCGCGTGCTGGGGCAACAACGACGGACCGGACGTGCGTGCGCGACTTCCCGAACGGGCCGACGTGATACTGGACGGCTTGCGTTTCACCGTGGTCCACGAGACGGGCGCGGCATCGGGCCGCGAGGCCCGGATGGCCCAGCGCTATCCCGAGACCGACGTGCTGGTGTTCGGCCACAGCCACATCCCGTGGGACACCACCGCGCGGACAGGTCTTCGGCTGCTGAACCCGGGCTCCCCGACCGACCGCCGGCGCCAGCCGTTCTGCACGTACATGACAGCGGCCACTCGCGGTGGAGCCCTGCACGAGGTACGCCTGCATCAGATCGAGAAAAATTAG
- the recD gene encoding exodeoxyribonuclease V subunit alpha encodes MSLDEVDVASWRRAAEATGLLRASNDAGVVEAADVLVAQRLTSLAGDADDTVALAVAFVVRAVRAGSVCVDLATLQAQVAMPELDWPAPQQWVAAVAASPLLGTPPVLHLDEGLLYFDRYWLEERQVAGDVLALAAARPAGELPDITRLFPPGFEEQRQAAEVALSRGLTVLTGGPGTGKTTTVARLLALLAEQSELDGKPPLRIALAAPTGKAAARLQEAVQLEVDQLDSVDRDRLPALRATTLHRLLGSLPETSSRFRHHRGNRLPHDVIVVDETSMVSLTMMARLVEAVRPDSRLLLVGDPDQLASVEAGAVLADLVDGLAATTDTPVARLVTSHRFGESIGALAQAIRDGDAELAVDVLGAGGAHVEWMDTDEPADCLRKILVPQALRLREAAVLGNGPAALATLEEHRLLCAHRRGPYGIAYWNRQVERWLAEETDAPLWASWYVGRPLLITANDYGLKLYNGDTGITVLRDGALRAVVAGSEGRAEFATSRLADVETMHAMTIHKSQGSQAAEVTVLLPPEDSRLLTRELLYTAVTRARSKVRVVGTAAQLRAAIDRRAVRATGLARRLQQ; translated from the coding sequence ATGAGCCTTGACGAGGTGGACGTTGCGAGCTGGCGCCGCGCGGCCGAGGCGACCGGCTTGCTGCGGGCCAGCAACGACGCAGGTGTCGTCGAAGCCGCCGATGTGCTTGTCGCACAACGGCTCACATCGCTGGCCGGAGACGCCGACGACACGGTGGCGCTTGCCGTGGCATTCGTCGTCAGGGCTGTGCGCGCCGGCTCGGTGTGTGTGGATCTGGCGACGCTGCAGGCGCAGGTCGCCATGCCCGAGTTGGACTGGCCCGCGCCGCAGCAGTGGGTGGCGGCGGTCGCGGCCAGTCCTCTGCTCGGCACCCCACCGGTGCTGCACCTTGACGAGGGCCTGCTGTACTTCGACCGCTACTGGCTCGAGGAGCGGCAGGTCGCCGGGGACGTTCTCGCGCTGGCTGCGGCCAGGCCCGCCGGTGAACTGCCCGACATCACACGACTTTTCCCGCCGGGCTTCGAGGAGCAGCGGCAGGCCGCCGAGGTTGCCCTGTCACGGGGACTGACCGTGCTCACCGGAGGCCCGGGCACCGGCAAGACCACCACTGTTGCGCGTCTGCTCGCGCTGCTGGCAGAGCAGTCCGAACTCGACGGCAAGCCCCCGCTGCGCATCGCGTTGGCAGCGCCCACCGGGAAGGCGGCGGCGCGGCTGCAGGAGGCGGTGCAACTGGAGGTCGACCAGTTGGACTCCGTCGACCGTGACCGGCTGCCGGCGTTGCGGGCCACGACTTTGCACCGCCTGCTCGGCTCGCTACCGGAGACCTCGTCGCGGTTTCGGCATCACCGGGGCAACCGGCTGCCGCACGACGTGATCGTCGTCGACGAGACCTCGATGGTGTCGTTGACGATGATGGCCCGGCTGGTCGAGGCGGTACGCCCCGACTCGCGGCTGCTGTTGGTGGGCGATCCCGACCAGCTGGCTTCGGTGGAGGCGGGTGCGGTGTTGGCCGACCTGGTCGACGGGCTTGCCGCCACCACGGACACTCCCGTCGCCCGGCTCGTCACGTCGCACCGTTTCGGCGAGTCGATCGGTGCTCTGGCACAGGCGATCCGGGACGGTGACGCCGAGCTGGCGGTGGATGTTCTGGGTGCCGGCGGTGCCCACGTCGAGTGGATGGACACCGACGAGCCGGCCGACTGCCTGCGCAAGATCCTGGTCCCGCAGGCGTTGCGCCTGCGGGAGGCGGCCGTGCTCGGCAACGGACCGGCGGCGTTGGCGACCCTCGAGGAACACCGGCTGTTGTGCGCGCACCGGCGCGGGCCGTACGGCATCGCGTACTGGAACCGGCAGGTCGAACGCTGGCTCGCCGAGGAGACCGATGCTCCGCTGTGGGCGTCCTGGTACGTGGGCCGGCCGCTGTTGATCACCGCCAACGACTACGGCCTCAAGCTCTACAACGGCGACACCGGTATCACGGTTCTGCGCGACGGCGCGCTGCGGGCCGTGGTCGCCGGCTCGGAGGGCCGGGCCGAATTCGCCACCAGCAGGCTGGCCGACGTCGAGACCATGCACGCGATGACGATCCACAAGAGTCAGGGCAGTCAGGCCGCCGAGGTGACGGTGCTGCTGCCGCCGGAGGATTCGCGGTTGCTGACCCGCGAGCTGCTCTACACCGCGGTGACCCGGGCCCGCAGCAAGGTGCGGGTGGTGGGCACGGCCGCGCAGTTGCGGGCGGCGATCGACCGCCGCGCGGTCCGGGCCACCGGGCTGGCCCGCCGACTGCAACAGTAA
- a CDS encoding ATP-binding cassette domain-containing protein, translated as MTTPAIDCRHLTHRYGDFTAVDDFSLEVQTGETLGLLGPNGAGKTTVVRLLTTLAPIQRGEVRIFGLDARRDTMDIRYNIGYVPQQLSIEPALTGEQNVEWFARLYDVPRAQRAQRVAEALEAMALLDVADRLANTYSGGMVRRLELAQALVTRPSLLILDEPTVGLDPIARDGVWGQVQRMQHEFGMTVLLTTHYMEEADVLCDRVALMHHGTLRAVGTPAELKAKVGPEATLEDVFRHYAGSGLVEDTARAGLGEIRAGRKAARHAG; from the coding sequence ATGACGACACCCGCCATCGACTGCCGTCACCTCACCCACCGTTACGGCGACTTCACCGCGGTCGACGACTTCTCGCTGGAGGTGCAGACCGGTGAGACCCTCGGCCTGCTGGGGCCCAACGGAGCCGGGAAGACCACCGTCGTGCGGTTGCTGACGACGCTGGCGCCGATCCAGCGCGGCGAGGTGCGGATCTTCGGGCTCGACGCCCGTCGGGACACCATGGACATTCGGTACAACATCGGCTATGTCCCGCAACAACTTTCGATCGAGCCGGCGCTGACCGGAGAGCAGAACGTGGAGTGGTTCGCCCGGCTCTACGATGTCCCCCGCGCACAGCGGGCCCAGCGGGTTGCCGAGGCGCTCGAGGCGATGGCGTTGCTCGATGTCGCCGACCGGCTGGCGAATACGTACTCCGGCGGGATGGTGCGCCGGCTGGAGCTGGCGCAGGCACTGGTGACCCGGCCGTCGCTGCTGATTCTCGACGAGCCGACCGTGGGCCTGGATCCGATTGCCCGCGACGGGGTTTGGGGCCAGGTGCAGCGGATGCAACACGAGTTCGGCATGACAGTTCTGCTGACCACCCACTACATGGAGGAAGCCGACGTGCTGTGCGACCGGGTGGCTCTGATGCACCACGGCACGCTGCGGGCCGTCGGCACCCCCGCCGAACTCAAGGCCAAGGTGGGACCGGAGGCGACGCTGGAGGACGTGTTCCGTCATTACGCCGGATCCGGCCTGGTCGAGGACACGGCTCGGGCGGGGCTCGGGGAGATCCGGGCCGGGCGGAAGGCGGCACGTCATGCCGGTTGA
- a CDS encoding magnesium transporter, with product MLLLSRVTGQDVLGPDGRVIGRLADLTADLVEESGPHLVDRVVVKRGRAPSLLVPWDAVANIGRNQLVLAADAADCERFGVDDVTEALGEHEIMLARDVLDTQVVDVVGQRLARVADVVLTRTSEGRLELLGVEVGFGGVLRRLRLPALIRSGEDIVAWSDLHLTSERGHAVQLGTPRSAVHHLDARGLAELVSRVDTESATEILAVTGPGVAAEVVRAAHPSVGERILRAMPGPVAARIVAAMPAEHAGRWRALLARAPGRGLLRSHVWPRRRHRSGPAS from the coding sequence GTGCTGTTGCTCAGCCGGGTCACCGGTCAGGATGTTCTGGGCCCCGACGGTCGGGTCATCGGCCGGCTCGCCGACCTGACCGCCGATCTGGTCGAGGAGTCCGGCCCGCACCTGGTCGACCGGGTTGTGGTCAAGCGTGGGCGGGCCCCGTCGCTGCTGGTTCCCTGGGACGCGGTGGCCAACATAGGCCGCAACCAGCTGGTGTTGGCCGCCGACGCGGCCGACTGCGAACGCTTCGGCGTCGACGACGTCACCGAGGCCCTCGGTGAGCACGAGATCATGCTGGCGCGTGACGTGCTGGACACCCAAGTCGTCGACGTGGTCGGTCAGCGGCTGGCCCGCGTCGCCGACGTGGTGCTGACCCGCACCTCCGAAGGGAGGCTCGAACTGCTGGGCGTGGAGGTGGGCTTCGGCGGGGTGCTCCGCCGGCTGCGGTTGCCCGCCCTGATCCGATCCGGCGAGGACATCGTCGCGTGGTCGGATCTGCACCTGACCTCCGAGCGGGGCCACGCCGTCCAGCTCGGCACGCCGCGGTCGGCGGTGCACCATCTCGACGCCCGCGGGCTGGCCGAGTTGGTCAGCCGGGTGGACACCGAGTCGGCCACCGAGATCCTGGCCGTGACCGGCCCCGGCGTGGCCGCCGAGGTGGTCCGTGCCGCCCATCCGTCGGTCGGTGAACGAATCCTGCGGGCCATGCCCGGCCCAGTCGCCGCCCGGATCGTGGCGGCCATGCCAGCCGAGCACGCGGGCCGGTGGCGGGCACTGCTGGCGCGTGCACCGGGGCGGGGCTTGCTGCGCTCGCACGTCTGGCCGCGCCGCCGCCATCGCAGCGGGCCGGCGTCATGA
- a CDS encoding helix-turn-helix domain-containing protein, translated as MTIDFDNDSRLLRSAMPVLEELGREIAGAGLCLLLTDRDGRVVRRVVDSKVFARRADDLGIVSGARFNEDTVGTSSLGTPLEVRHGVVVNGPEHFLEQLRALSCYGSPIIHPATGRVEGILDLTVEDQRADPLFIPFVDRAVREIERRLLDGSKVSQQRLVAAFQGTMPPPHAALAAIGTDMLLQNNVAANLLSSTDYVLLRESASELRPGERRRINIELACGEAARVEAESVVGSEGGAIFVVVPLLPDVVPVPRGVRASAAPPRLSVEMTGVIRLGGPVAVCGEPGSGRTTVAREIAGEAALWLDASDITQSGEAHWLNQLTDAVSTSTSAIVVEHVDALPESTLPAVTRLIDGDRGPRLILTSRQLDDLPPSIAAVIVRCEGRIDIPPLRRRRLELGVIAGRILSEFEGTWELTPDALAALCAADWPGNLSELASALRTASLTATSGRIGLRNLPARYQHTGRITHLGGRERAERQAIIDALNNASGNKVHAARELGISRSTLYSRMKALRIPS; from the coding sequence TTGACCATCGACTTCGATAACGATTCCCGGTTGCTGCGGTCGGCGATGCCCGTTCTCGAAGAACTCGGACGCGAGATTGCCGGTGCCGGGTTGTGCCTGTTGCTTACCGATCGCGACGGCCGCGTCGTGCGAAGGGTGGTCGACAGCAAGGTGTTCGCCCGACGCGCCGACGACCTCGGAATAGTCTCGGGCGCCCGCTTCAATGAAGACACGGTTGGCACGAGTTCACTGGGGACACCATTGGAGGTCCGACACGGGGTCGTCGTCAACGGTCCCGAGCACTTCCTCGAGCAGCTGCGCGCGCTCAGTTGTTACGGATCTCCCATCATTCATCCGGCGACGGGCAGGGTTGAAGGCATCCTCGATCTGACGGTCGAGGATCAGCGAGCCGATCCGCTCTTCATTCCGTTCGTCGACCGCGCAGTGCGCGAGATCGAGCGGCGGCTATTGGACGGATCGAAGGTATCGCAACAGCGCTTGGTCGCCGCATTCCAGGGCACGATGCCGCCTCCGCATGCCGCCCTCGCGGCGATTGGCACCGACATGCTGCTTCAGAACAACGTTGCTGCAAATCTGTTGAGCTCCACCGATTACGTGCTGTTGCGTGAGAGCGCTTCAGAGCTGCGTCCCGGTGAGCGGCGGAGGATCAACATCGAGTTAGCCTGCGGTGAAGCGGCCCGGGTGGAAGCCGAGTCCGTTGTGGGCAGCGAAGGTGGCGCGATTTTTGTCGTAGTACCGCTCCTGCCGGATGTTGTTCCCGTGCCGCGAGGCGTGCGCGCAAGTGCCGCGCCGCCGCGCCTAAGCGTCGAGATGACTGGGGTTATCCGGCTCGGCGGGCCGGTTGCGGTGTGCGGTGAGCCCGGCTCGGGCCGCACCACGGTCGCGCGCGAAATCGCCGGAGAAGCAGCCCTCTGGCTGGATGCCTCGGACATCACACAGTCGGGCGAGGCCCACTGGTTGAATCAGCTGACCGACGCGGTGTCCACGTCGACGTCGGCAATCGTGGTGGAGCACGTTGATGCGCTGCCGGAATCTACGCTCCCCGCGGTCACGCGGCTTATCGACGGGGACAGGGGGCCACGCCTCATCCTGACAAGTCGCCAACTCGATGATCTGCCGCCCAGTATCGCGGCGGTGATCGTTCGGTGCGAAGGGCGCATCGATATTCCTCCCCTACGACGGCGCCGACTCGAGTTAGGCGTGATCGCTGGGCGGATACTCTCCGAATTTGAGGGAACGTGGGAGCTGACACCCGACGCGCTCGCGGCTTTGTGCGCTGCTGACTGGCCAGGCAACCTGAGTGAGCTGGCCAGTGCCTTGCGGACGGCATCACTGACGGCGACAAGCGGCAGGATCGGTCTACGTAATCTGCCGGCTAGGTATCAACACACGGGGCGCATCACGCACCTCGGCGGACGTGAACGCGCCGAGCGGCAGGCGATTATCGACGCACTGAACAACGCGTCCGGCAACAAGGTGCACGCGGCGCGCGAACTGGGGATCAGCCGAAGCACGCTTTACTCGCGCATGAAAGCGCTCCGCATCCCCTCTTGA
- a CDS encoding NRAMP family divalent metal transporter: MKLRGRNARLGALLAVVGPGLLAGLSDDDPAGITTYSVLGADHGYQLLWVLLLSTVALIVFHTLAAKMGVITGQGLIGLVRQRYGVGVGGAVLAALVVANIGTTCAEFAGIAAGFELFGISRYLSVPVAAVTVSLLVLRGSFRRVEQFLLLLSTVFLAYIASGFMAKPDWGAALHGTLVPTMPMTGQAIAIVTATLGTTLAPWGLSFMQSYAVDKKLRTEDLALERIDVVTGATLTGVIGFFVVVACAATLHRDGRSVTDAADAAIALKPLVGSAASTLFAVGLIGAAFLAASILPLSTAYSVCEYAGLEAAVDDPYREARTFYTTYGIVTFIGAAIVLAPNAPLVTILVGTQVLNAVLLVPLLFAMIGIGRDRALMGRFVMGRASTAVYAVTTAMVVMCVIALGVTEVLS; the protein is encoded by the coding sequence ATGAAACTGCGCGGCCGCAACGCCAGGTTGGGCGCCCTGCTCGCCGTCGTGGGACCCGGCCTCCTGGCCGGACTCTCCGATGACGATCCGGCCGGTATCACCACCTACTCGGTCCTCGGCGCCGACCACGGCTACCAGCTGCTGTGGGTGCTGCTGTTGTCGACCGTCGCGCTGATCGTCTTCCACACCCTGGCCGCGAAGATGGGCGTGATCACCGGTCAGGGTCTGATAGGACTGGTGCGTCAGCGCTACGGCGTCGGCGTCGGCGGCGCCGTTCTCGCGGCACTCGTCGTCGCCAACATCGGCACGACGTGCGCCGAATTCGCCGGTATTGCAGCAGGATTCGAACTGTTCGGCATCAGCCGCTACCTCAGCGTGCCGGTCGCGGCGGTGACCGTGTCGCTGCTGGTGCTGCGGGGCAGCTTCCGGCGCGTCGAACAGTTCCTGCTGCTGCTGTCCACGGTGTTCCTGGCCTACATCGCATCGGGATTCATGGCCAAACCCGACTGGGGCGCCGCGTTGCACGGCACGCTGGTGCCCACGATGCCGATGACCGGTCAGGCGATCGCGATCGTCACCGCCACCCTGGGCACCACGCTGGCCCCGTGGGGCCTGTCGTTCATGCAGTCCTACGCCGTCGACAAGAAGCTGCGGACCGAGGACCTGGCGCTGGAGCGCATCGACGTGGTCACCGGGGCGACGCTCACCGGCGTGATCGGGTTCTTCGTGGTGGTGGCCTGCGCGGCGACCCTGCACCGCGACGGGCGCAGCGTCACCGACGCCGCCGACGCGGCGATCGCCCTCAAGCCACTCGTCGGCAGTGCCGCCTCGACACTGTTCGCCGTCGGGCTGATCGGCGCCGCCTTCCTGGCGGCCTCGATCCTGCCGCTGTCGACGGCCTATTCGGTGTGCGAGTACGCCGGACTGGAAGCCGCCGTCGACGACCCCTATCGCGAGGCCAGGACGTTCTACACGACCTACGGCATCGTGACGTTCATCGGCGCGGCGATCGTCCTGGCCCCCAATGCCCCGCTGGTCACCATCCTGGTCGGCACTCAGGTGCTCAACGCCGTGCTGCTGGTGCCGCTGCTGTTCGCGATGATTGGGATCGGCCGCGACCGCGCGCTGATGGGCCGGTTCGTGATGGGCCGCGCATCGACGGCCGTCTACGCCGTCACCACCGCGATGGTGGTGATGTGCGTCATCGCCCTGGGTGTCACCGAGGTTCTCAGCTGA
- a CDS encoding ABC transporter permease, protein MPVDSALPPGMLRAPRGWRRAGSLLGRMETFAWVELQKLRHDRTELFTRMVQPALWLLIFGTTFNRLHVIDTGPVPYLAFLAPGIIAQSALFISIFYGIQIIWDRDAGILAKLMVTPSPASALVTGKAFAAGVRSVAQVVGVLALAYLMGIHMTYNPLRILAAMGVVMLGSAFFACLSITLAGLVRNRDRLMGIGQAITMPLFFASNALYPVAVMPDWLRWLSRVNPLSYEVDSLRLLLVGIPSAHPWLDIAVLAIAAVVGIGAASALLRRLVG, encoded by the coding sequence ATGCCGGTTGACTCGGCCCTCCCCCCCGGCATGCTCCGGGCGCCACGCGGCTGGCGGCGGGCAGGCAGCCTGCTGGGGCGGATGGAGACGTTCGCGTGGGTCGAGCTCCAGAAGCTGCGCCACGACCGCACCGAGCTGTTCACCCGGATGGTCCAGCCCGCCCTGTGGCTGCTGATCTTCGGCACCACGTTCAACCGGCTGCATGTCATCGACACCGGGCCGGTGCCGTACCTGGCGTTCCTGGCGCCCGGCATCATCGCCCAGTCGGCGCTGTTCATCTCGATCTTCTACGGCATCCAGATCATCTGGGACCGCGACGCAGGGATCCTGGCCAAGCTGATGGTCACCCCCTCGCCGGCCTCGGCGCTGGTGACCGGCAAGGCATTCGCCGCCGGAGTGCGTTCGGTGGCGCAGGTGGTCGGCGTGCTGGCGCTGGCCTACCTGATGGGCATTCACATGACTTACAACCCGCTGCGGATCCTGGCCGCGATGGGTGTGGTGATGCTCGGGTCGGCGTTCTTCGCGTGCCTGTCGATCACGCTGGCCGGGCTGGTGCGCAACCGGGACCGGTTGATGGGTATCGGCCAGGCGATCACCATGCCGCTGTTCTTCGCCTCCAACGCGCTGTACCCGGTGGCGGTGATGCCGGATTGGCTGCGCTGGCTGTCGCGGGTGAATCCGCTGAGCTACGAAGTGGATTCGCTGCGGCTGCTGCTGGTCGGTATCCCCTCGGCGCATCCGTGGCTCGACATCGCGGTGTTGGCGATCGCAGCGGTGGTGGGTATCGGGGCGGCGTCGGCACTGCTGCGTCGACTGGTCGGCTAG
- a CDS encoding MarR family winged helix-turn-helix transcriptional regulator yields the protein MDTRTDLVTELFSTIGRFRRTVRRSGPRGFDLTGVTESQAELLGLVGRQPGISVSAAAAELGLAPNTASTLVSKLSADGLLVRTADAEDRRVGRLALTPPAQRLADASRAARRAALAEVLDGLDPEDARALAAGLRVLADITEELQEKRT from the coding sequence GTGGACACCCGCACCGATCTGGTCACCGAACTGTTTAGCACCATCGGCCGCTTCCGGCGCACGGTGCGCCGGTCGGGGCCCCGCGGTTTCGACCTGACCGGCGTCACCGAGTCGCAGGCCGAGCTGCTGGGCCTGGTCGGTCGCCAGCCCGGTATCTCGGTCAGCGCGGCCGCCGCCGAGCTGGGTTTGGCACCGAACACCGCCTCCACGCTGGTGTCGAAATTATCGGCCGATGGGTTGCTGGTCCGCACCGCCGACGCCGAAGACCGCCGCGTCGGCCGGCTGGCCCTGACCCCACCGGCTCAACGCCTGGCCGATGCGTCCCGTGCGGCCCGCCGGGCCGCGCTGGCCGAGGTCCTCGACGGCCTGGACCCCGAGGACGCCCGGGCGCTGGCCGCCGGATTGCGGGTGCTGGCCGACATCACCGAGGAGTTGCAGGAGAAGCGAACATGA